A window of the Janthinobacterium agaricidamnosum NBRC 102515 = DSM 9628 genome harbors these coding sequences:
- the serS gene encoding serine--tRNA ligase: MIDIQLLRKDIDNVAARLETRKFQLDVAGFNALEAERKAIQTRTEELQGKRNALSKQIGMLKGKGEDTSAVMAEVSGLGDQLKADETALGLVQAKMSDFMQTLPNLPHESAAVGQDESGNVEVRKFGTPRAFDFAVKDHVDVGAPLGLDFEVATKLTGSRFSVMKGGIARLHRALAQFMLNTHVDEHGYTECYTPYMVNADSLRGTSQLPKFEADLFSVKKGGQEGEGETFYLIPTSEVTLTNTVRDDILALDALPLKMTAHTPCFRSEAGSYGRDTRGMIRQHQFDKVEMVQVVHPDSSYHILEEMVGHAETILQRLGLPYRVMALCTGDMGFSAAKTYDLEVWLPAQNTYREISSLSNCEAFQSRRMQARFRNAQGKPELVHTLNGSGLAVGRTLVAILENYQQADGSVEIPPVLRPYMGGLTHLKAA; this comes from the coding sequence ATGATAGACATTCAACTTCTCCGTAAAGACATCGATAACGTCGCAGCCCGCCTGGAGACGCGCAAATTCCAGCTCGACGTGGCAGGTTTCAATGCCCTCGAAGCCGAGCGCAAGGCGATTCAGACGCGCACCGAGGAATTGCAAGGCAAGCGCAATGCGCTGTCCAAGCAAATCGGCATGTTGAAAGGCAAGGGGGAAGATACCTCGGCCGTGATGGCGGAAGTCTCCGGCCTGGGCGACCAGTTAAAGGCCGATGAAACGGCGCTGGGCCTGGTGCAAGCCAAGATGAGCGATTTTATGCAGACGCTGCCGAACTTGCCGCACGAATCGGCTGCGGTCGGCCAGGATGAAAGCGGCAATGTTGAAGTTCGTAAATTCGGCACGCCACGCGCTTTTGACTTCGCAGTCAAGGATCACGTCGATGTCGGCGCGCCGCTGGGCCTGGATTTTGAAGTCGCCACCAAATTGACCGGTTCGCGTTTTTCCGTCATGAAAGGCGGCATCGCCCGCCTGCACCGCGCACTGGCGCAATTCATGCTCAACACTCACGTCGACGAGCATGGTTATACCGAATGCTACACGCCGTACATGGTCAACGCCGACTCGCTGCGTGGCACCAGCCAATTGCCTAAATTCGAAGCCGATCTGTTCTCGGTCAAAAAAGGCGGCCAGGAAGGCGAGGGCGAAACCTTCTACCTGATCCCGACTTCGGAAGTGACGCTGACCAACACCGTGCGCGATGACATCCTGGCGCTGGACGCCTTGCCGCTGAAAATGACGGCGCACACCCCATGTTTCCGTTCGGAAGCAGGCAGCTATGGCCGCGACACGCGCGGCATGATACGCCAGCATCAGTTCGACAAGGTTGAAATGGTACAAGTCGTGCATCCTGACAGCTCGTATCACATCCTGGAAGAAATGGTGGGCCATGCCGAAACCATCTTGCAGCGCCTGGGCTTGCCATACCGCGTGATGGCCTTGTGCACCGGCGACATGGGCTTTAGCGCGGCCAAGACTTACGACCTGGAAGTGTGGCTGCCGGCGCAAAACACCTATCGTGAAATTTCGTCGCTGTCGAATTGCGAAGCGTTCCAGTCGCGCCGCATGCAAGCCCGTTTCCGCAATGCCCAAGGCAAGCCGGAACTGGTGCACACCCTGAACGGTTCCGGCCTGGCGGTGGGCCGCACGCTGGTGGCGATCCTGGAAAACTACCAGCAAGCCGACGGCAGCGTCGAGATCCCGCCAGTGCTGCGCCCGTACATGGGCGGCCTGACGCACCTGAAGGCGGCCTGA